In Phycisphaerae bacterium, the following proteins share a genomic window:
- a CDS encoding PEP-CTERM sorting domain-containing protein, producing the protein MFKRIFTLAVVLLVLAGPITNPTLGLTEQDTALDADHKTFAYDPMFDSVVRMRVRFGSSWYTSSGFYLGNGWFGHTGHQYFNESGAPADEVRFYSGRDSVNYDNMWVADKTDLHDAYTGITGTGKDFGMSQVSGVVDLPALVRSYTAPVRGMEYAFAGFGRYGTASNPNQGQDYQMRAGKNVAEKFGGDSPYFNVEPQYMLAVFDPPGPFDVPLEAHGAYGSSGSEVLWNLNGDYLGGGVMTAVRGDFGYFAQSIILPFTEVNDFIDVRVPEPSTLGFLFAGLVLIGRRRTRFRGSGR; encoded by the coding sequence ATGTTCAAGCGAATCTTCACCCTGGCCGTCGTGCTCTTGGTTCTTGCCGGCCCTATCACGAACCCCACGTTGGGGCTCACCGAGCAAGACACAGCGTTGGACGCGGATCATAAGACATTTGCCTACGATCCGATGTTCGATTCGGTGGTGCGCATGCGAGTGCGCTTCGGTTCCTCCTGGTACACCTCAAGCGGGTTCTACCTGGGCAATGGCTGGTTCGGCCACACGGGGCACCAGTACTTCAACGAAAGTGGAGCTCCTGCTGACGAGGTGCGCTTCTACTCTGGCCGGGATTCGGTGAACTACGACAACATGTGGGTCGCCGACAAGACCGACCTCCATGATGCGTACACCGGGATAACCGGCACGGGTAAGGACTTTGGCATGTCCCAGGTCTCCGGAGTGGTGGACCTTCCGGCGCTGGTGCGCTCGTACACGGCTCCAGTGCGAGGCATGGAGTACGCCTTCGCAGGCTTCGGCCGCTACGGCACCGCCTCGAACCCCAACCAAGGCCAAGACTACCAAATGCGCGCTGGAAAGAACGTTGCCGAGAAATTTGGAGGAGACTCGCCCTACTTTAATGTCGAACCGCAGTATATGCTGGCTGTGTTCGACCCTCCTGGCCCCTTCGATGTCCCGCTCGAGGCGCATGGGGCCTATGGCAGTAGTGGCAGCGAGGTTCTTTGGAACCTTAACGGGGATTACTTGGGCGGTGGAGTAATGACAGCCGTGCGGGGTGATTTTGGCTATTTTGCCCAGTCGATCATCCTGCCGTTCACCGAGGTGAACGACTTCATCGACGTCAGAGTTCCGGAACCATCGACATTGGGGTTCTTGTTTGCAGGATTGGTCCTCATAGGTCGGAGACGCACCCGTTTCAGGGGCTCCGGAAGGTAG